Proteins encoded by one window of Rutidosis leptorrhynchoides isolate AG116_Rl617_1_P2 chromosome 7, CSIRO_AGI_Rlap_v1, whole genome shotgun sequence:
- the LOC139860489 gene encoding uncharacterized protein, producing the protein METNQINSATTNEDHTSPNHPLFLHQNDHPGLLLISKKLTGSDNYSSWKRSMMIALNAKNKLQIVIGEFTEPAINSNNRALWERTNDMIISWILNTITDQISNSLNFVNTARELWKELLEQYSQLDGHRIYQLTNDIIELNRINAQLKCTITNLRASGMNWMQLKHLTIALVLVLVKMVG; encoded by the coding sequence ATGGAGACTAATCAAATCAACTCAGCTACAACAAATGAAGATCATACTTCACCTAATCATCCTCTTTTTCTACATCAAAACGATCATCCAGGTCTACTTCTCATCTCGAAGAAACTCACTGGATCTGACAACTACAGTTCATGGAAGCGATCAATGATGATCGCCTTGAATGCAAAGAACAAACTACAAATTGTAATAGGTGAATTCACTGAACCTGCAATCAACTCAAATAATAGGGCACTATGGGAGAGAACAAATGATATGATCATCTCTTGGATACTGAACACCATTACTGATCAAATTAGCAACTCACTAAACTTTGTCAACACTGCTCGTGAACTGTGGAAGGAATTACTAGAACAGTATTCGCAATTAGATGGACATAGGATCTATCAACTCACAAATGACATCATTGAGCTCAACAGAATCAATGCTCAATTGAAGTGTACTATCACAAACTTAAGGGCTTCTGGGATGAATTGGATGCAATTGAAGCACCTTACAATTGCACTTGTGCTTGTACTTGTGAAAATGGTAGGGTAA